The Buteo buteo chromosome Z, bButBut1.hap1.1, whole genome shotgun sequence region CTCCTAGGccccggctccgctccgctgcCGGCTGCGGTCCcgcctcggcccggcccggcccggcccggctctcGTCCCTGATCCCAGTCCCTGATCCCGGTCCCTgatcccggtcccggtcccggtcgCGATCCCGATCCCCGGATCCCGCCGCTGCCTCTCGCGAGAGCCGCCCCCGCGTCACGTgacggggagggaggggggtggagCCGGCCGCCGTTCACGTTGCCCTGATTGGCAGAGCGCGACGGCGGCGCGGAAGGGTCCAAAAGAGGCGGCGCGAAGGGGGGCGAGCGCGTTTCTCGTGCGGGGAGGCCGGCGGCGGGGTGGACGTCACGCCGCCGGGCCGTGACGTCGCCGCGCCGTCACGGGGCAGCCGCTGAGCAGGGAAGTGACCCCACGGCCGCCTGGGTCCTGCGTGGGAGGGGGCAGAGTCCCCCCCCACGCCTCGGTCCCCACCCCCAGCGGTCCCGCCATAAGCACGGAGGAGCCGGTGtcagagaaaaacagttttatttaccAAAACCCAGGTGGTTTTCCCCCAAAACTGGGGAGGTCCGGCACCCCCATGCCCCCTTCTTCCCAATTATAGCCCCCCCGCGAGGgtcagcaccccaaaacccagcactGGGACCCCCATATCCACACTCAGACCCCGATGCCGAGCACCAGGACCCCCCAAGCCCCCTGTATCCACATTCAGATCCCCGTGGGAGGTTTGGGAGGACTCCAGCACCCCTGTGGTTTTTAGATCCCCCCAAAAATCAGGGCTCCCCCATGGGGGTCAACACCCCTCCACACAGTATGCCTGCACTCAGACTCCTGCACATGGTACCACGACCCCTCAATCCCCCCTGTATCTGCCCTCAGACCACCATGCGAGGTCTGGGGGGAGTCTGTGACCCCtgtggacccccccccccccaaaacactcaGGGCCCCCCCGGTGGGGGAAGCTTGCCGGTGATCTTGTTGGCCCCCTCCAGCAGGGCATTGTGGATGTCCTTGGCGCCGGCGATTTGGGCCTTGATGAGGGGCAGGTACTGGGTGTAGGGGAGGGTCTCGCCTGCCCCCCCTTCGCCTTTGGGGGCTGCCGGCACCAGGGCAGGGGCGTGCTTGGCGCTGTCGAAGCTCTGCGAGAGGCACTCGTGGGCCAGGCGCTGGGGGGGAAGACAAGGGGGGGTCACTGGGGgtgaggggacacagcagagAGGACAAGACTGGGGAGGCAGGGATGGGACAAGGGGGTGAAAATGGTGCTGGGGGTGTGGAATTGCTAAGGGGactggggtctgggggggcaccAGCATCACTGGGGGTGTGGGGAGCACACTGGGGGTGTCTTGGGGGGAGAGGGACAGCCGGGGCGCCTGGCGGGGGGTCACTTACAAGGCAGAGCTCCAGCTGGTCGCAAAGGGCGTAGAATTCCTCCAGGCTCTTGTCGAAGCGCTGCAGGGCCCCATCGGTGCTCTTCCTGCAAGGGGGCCACCATCACCCCCACTGCCACCCTCCggggtggcacagggggacTGGGGAACACTGTGAAGGGATTGGAGGGCTGCTGGGGGGAATGGGAGGCAGTGGAGGAGGATTGGGGGGCatgggagtggggctgggggtgacTGGGATGGCATTGGGGGGTACTGGGATGGCATTGGGGGGTACCAGGGTGTATTGGGATGGCATTGGGTGATAGTGGGGGGTactgggatggggctgggggaaggtcACTCACTGCCCATTGTCGATGCTGGAGTTCTGCACCAGGTTCTGCGCCGCCACTTTCATCAgggtctggggagggggggaagagggtgaGGGGGGACACGGCCACCCCAAGGGGGTCACAGGCAGCACCCCAGCTCCCACCGCGGCCCCAAGCGTGTCACCTGGCAGTGGTGACTCATTCACTGGGAGGACACATTGGGGAATGGGGGGGTTGTGGACACCCCTGGGACACGACCCCCCCGCCATCACCGGGGCAGGGACCCCACTAGGACCCCCGTTACCAGCACAGGGACCCCTTGGGACTCCCTAAAaaaggacatggggacagggacccccccccagggcccccaTTATCAGCACagggattccccccccccccccgagggacCCTCCCCAACCagggccggccccgccccttcccaGCATCACGCCCCGCCCCCCGGCAGAAGACCACGCCCCCCGCCATGGCAGGACCTCGGTGTTGGTCGGCCACGCCCCTTCCCGGCGGCAGGCCCCGCCCCATGCAGGCAGCAGACCGCTCACGGCTGCAAGCCCCGCCTCCCCTCGGCGGCAGGCCCCGCCCCATGTTGGCGGGAGACCGACCCTCGGCggcaggccccgcccccctcAGCGACAGACCACGCCCTACACATGCATTAAAC contains the following coding sequences:
- the MED29 gene encoding mediator of RNA polymerase II transcription subunit 29 is translated as MAAPPQPPPTGPGPGPGPGPPAAPAPPPPPLPTAPGPGPGPGQAPGPGQPPGPPLPAQVAAAQAQDFDPVQRFRLLIPQLKESLQTLMKVAAQNLVQNSSIDNGQKSTDGALQRFDKSLEEFYALCDQLELCLRLAHECLSQSFDSAKHAPALVPAAPKGEGGAGETLPYTQYLPLIKAQIAGAKDIHNALLEGANKITGKLPPPGGP